One genomic segment of Sanyastnella coralliicola includes these proteins:
- a CDS encoding DUF4835 family protein — protein sequence MKRLVALSLLLAAFIGGVQAQELNCQVQVQAPQVNNVDPSRFQTLEESVRDFMNSRKWTNDYFELEERIECNILITINSAANQNSFSGSIQIQSSRPVYNSDYKAPVFTVNDGDFAFTFLDNALIQFSIDQHRDNLSSTLAYYAYMIIGMDYDTFSPEGGTEHFLKAQTIVANAQNAGDAGWKASEGQRNRYWLVENILSQTFRPLRACLYKYHRDGFDKLYSDPDGGRKAISDAIIDMRNIHRIKPSSYNVQLFFAAKNVELVKLFEVAPDPEIQRILPVLKELDPGNISRYEQALG from the coding sequence TGTTGGCAGCATTTATTGGTGGAGTTCAAGCACAGGAGTTGAACTGTCAAGTCCAAGTACAAGCACCACAGGTAAACAACGTAGACCCAAGTCGTTTCCAGACTTTGGAAGAGTCTGTTCGTGATTTCATGAACTCACGTAAATGGACCAATGACTACTTCGAACTCGAGGAGCGTATTGAGTGCAATATTCTCATTACGATCAATAGCGCGGCGAACCAGAATAGCTTCAGTGGTTCCATTCAAATTCAGAGCAGTCGTCCTGTATACAACTCTGATTACAAAGCACCGGTCTTCACTGTGAATGACGGTGACTTCGCTTTCACTTTCCTTGACAATGCATTGATCCAGTTCAGTATTGACCAGCACCGCGACAACCTGTCGTCTACCCTGGCCTACTACGCGTACATGATCATTGGAATGGACTACGATACCTTCTCTCCTGAGGGGGGTACAGAGCACTTCCTAAAGGCACAGACTATCGTGGCTAATGCACAAAACGCTGGTGACGCTGGATGGAAAGCCAGTGAAGGTCAGCGTAACCGTTACTGGTTGGTAGAGAACATCCTATCGCAGACTTTCCGTCCGTTGCGTGCTTGTCTTTACAAGTACCACCGCGATGGATTTGACAAGCTTTACAGCGATCCTGACGGAGGACGTAAAGCGATTTCTGATGCGATCATTGATATGCGTAACATCCACCGCATCAAGCCAAGTAGCTATAACGTTCAGCTGTTCTTCGCAGCAAAGAACGTTGAGCTCGTGAAGCTTTTTGAGGTAGCTCCAGATCCGGAAATTCAGCGCATACTTCCTGTACTGAAAGAGCTTGACCCAGGTAACATTTCACGTTACGAGCAGGCCCTTGGATAA